The Arachis duranensis cultivar V14167 chromosome 2, aradu.V14167.gnm2.J7QH, whole genome shotgun sequence genome has a window encoding:
- the LOC107472682 gene encoding uncharacterized protein LOC107472682, whose product MSAAVCGSKRSFFEELPPSPPLSKKLRYSSPIRFAPPSLIDHLRTFFPHMDDLVLERALEECGNDLDAAIKRLNELCLGTTHGNTGTAEEPQVEVNADTDKLEDDGLASASASDNLPAVDNLPKDGAEWVEFFVREMMVATSVDDARARAARMLEALEKSISARVSAEATNVQKENLLLKEQIQVLIKERNSFKNAFRIQHERFSDYDEKNQELQHLKQLVSQYQEQIRTLEVNNYALAMHLKQAQQSNRFPGHFPPDVF is encoded by the exons ATGTCTGCTGCCGTGTGCGGAAGCAAGAGATCTTTCTTCGAAGAACTTCCCCCTTCGCCGCCGCTCTCCAAGAAGCTCCGTTATTCATCACCGATTCGATTCGCTCCTCCTTCTCTCATTGATCACCTTCGAACCTTTTTCCCTCACATGGATGATctg GTTCTAGAGAGAGCACTTGAGGAATGTGGCAATGATCTAGATGCTGCCATCAAGAGGCTGAACGAGCTTTGCTTGGGGACTACTCATGGAAATACTGGAACTGCTGAAGAACCACAAGTTGAAGTTAATGCGGATACAG ATAAGTTGGAAGATGATGGGcttgcttctgcttctgcttctgatAACTTGCCTGCAGTGGACAACCTTCCTAAAGATGGTGCAGAATGGGTCGAATTTTTCGTACGAGAAATGATGGTTGCTACTAGTGTTGATGATGCTAGAGCTCGAGCTGCTAGAATGCTGGAAGCTCTGGAGAAATCAATAAGTGCCCGTGTAAGCGCTGAAGCAACAAATGTTCAGAAG GAGAATTTGTTGCTAAAGGAGCAAATTCAGGTGCTGATTAAGGAAAGAAATTCTTTCAAAAATGCGTTTAGAATCCAGCATGAGCGTTTTTCTGATTATGATGAAAAGAACCAAGAGTTGCAGCATTTGAAGCAGTTAGTATCTCAATATCAAGAACAGATCAGAACTCTTGAG GTGAACAACTATGCTTTGGCAATGCATTTGAAGCAAGCTCAACAAAGCAACCGCTTTCCAGGGCATTTCCCTCCTGATGTCTTCTAA
- the LOC107472683 gene encoding PTI1-like tyrosine-protein kinase At3g15890, giving the protein MALWLCCGNGKKRGKEHATWRVFSLKELQSATNNFNYDNKLGEGGFGSVYWGQLWDGSQIAVKRLKVWSNKADMEFAVEVEILARVRHRNLLSLRGYCAEGQERLIVYDYMPNLSLLSHLHGSHSSECLLDWKRRMDIAIGSAEGIVYLHHQATPHIIHRDIKASNVLLDSDFQARVADFGFAKLIPDGATHVTTKVKGTLGYLAPEYAMLGKANESCDVYSFGILLLELASGKKPIEKLSSAVKRPIVDWALPLVCERKFSELADPRLNGEYVEEELKRVVFTALICAQNQPEKRPTMLDVVELLKGESKDKISQIENSELFKSHPAVENSDPKSGTEDDGSDLILEVKESKHDLKENTGE; this is encoded by the exons ATGGCTCTTTGGTTATGCTGCGGAAATGG CAAGAAACGAGGGAAAGAACACGCGACGTGGCGTGTGTTTTCTTTGAAGGAATTACAGTCTGCtacaaataattttaactaTGATAACAAGCTTGGAGAAGGGGGCTTTGGCAGTGTGTATTGGGGCCAACTTTGGGACGGATCGCAA ATCGCAGTCAAGAGATTGAAAGTTTGGAGCAACAAAGCTGACATGGAATTTGCCGTTGAAGTTGAAATATTGGCAAGAGTTCGGCACAGGAATCTTCTTAGTCTACGTGGCTATTGTGCTGAAGGGCAGGAACGGTTGATTGTATATGATTATATGCCGAATCTGAGCTTGCTCTCTCATCTACATGGATCGCACTCGTCAGAATGCCTTCTTGATTGGAAACGGCGGATGGATATTGCAATTGGATCTGCTGAGGGGATTGT ATATCTTCACCACCAAGCAACACCGCATATCATCCACAGGGATATCAAGGCAAGCAACGTTTTGCTAGACTCGGATTTCCAGGCCCGGGTTGCTGATTTTGGTTTTGCTAAGTTGATACCTGATGGTGCAACGCACGTGACTACAAAAGTTAAGGGTACCCTCGGATACCTCGCCCCAGAATACGCCATGTTAGGCAAAGCAAATGAGAGTTGTGATGTCTATAGTTTTGGTATTCTCCTTCTAGAACTTGCTAGCGGCAAGAAACCAATTGAAAAGCTTAGTTCGGCAGTTAAGCGGCCAATAGTTGATTGGGCACTGCCATTGGTATGCGAAAGGAAATTTAGTGAACTCGCTGATCCACGACTAAACGGTGAGTATGTGGAGGAAGAGCTTAAAAGGGTTGTTTTTACTGCGCTGATATGCGCTCAAAATCAACCTGAGAAGAGACCTACCATGCTTGATGTCGTTGAACTGCTAAAGGGAGAATCTAAAGACAAAATTTCTCAGATAGAGAATAGTGAATTATTCAAAAGCCATCCAGCCGTAGAAAACAGTGATCCGAAATCTGGGACCGAAGATGACGGTTCAGACTTAATCTTGGAGGTAAAAGAATCAAAACATGACTTGAAAGAGAATACCGGTGAATGA